A window from Gallus gallus isolate bGalGal1 chromosome 5, bGalGal1.mat.broiler.GRCg7b, whole genome shotgun sequence encodes these proteins:
- the SLC43A3 gene encoding solute carrier family 43 member 3 isoform X4 has translation MDPKSGGRSPADPTAAPSPPRPRRRPRGRVGPLRSALRLEGRAGTAEVTEQQSPVPGSMARGAGRAKKLGTLFSGLLECGAFCGIIFGWASLVYVLKSLGYFGQWCESSAILNPNGTLYPDCSGQDEQFSLVFTIGSFMNNFMTLPMGYVFDRFGTAVARLIAISLYTGGTLLVAFSTPDLAVLLFPAMSMLSVGGILLILTNMQVGNLFGKYRSIIITLYNGAFDSSSAIFLIIKVLHEHGLSLRAMFFFMAACSAWHLLRTIFLMPRMHIPYPLPPAYNYGLSCPGHSQSYRTYEEKRPPEDDGPEEVPLEPSAPKGSAAVEPFWPCVCSWLFMWHVVWLSVMQLRHYLFIGTLNPMLDHLAFGNEHLVSTYTNAFAFTQLCGVLCAPWNGLILDYHKRNKAHRAEGAHGALADLRASVLSLVLTVTQCVLFSICAAVPMLPVQFVTFVLQVISRSFLYGGNAAFLAIAFPPQHFGKLYGLAMALSALVALLQYPCIALVRGALQGDPFYMNVGLIAVVLLAYISPVVVTRECRRRAKELEAASSPPEASASAKTPAQTPQ, from the exons ATGGACCCCAAATCCGGGGGTCGCAGCCCCGCTGACCCCACGGCGGCTCCgagcccgccccgcccccgccgACGCCCCCGAGGCCGCGTCGGTCCTCTCCGCTCCGCCCTCCGCCTAGAAGGACGAGCGGGCACCGCCGAGGTGACG gagcagcagagccccgTGCCTGGCAGCATGGCgaggggcgcggggcgggccaAGAAGCTGGGCACGCTGTTCTCAGGGCTGCTGGAGTGCGGTGCTTTCTGCGGCATCATCTTTGGCTGGGCCTCCCTCGTCTACGTCCTCAAGAGCCTGGGCTACTTTGGGCAGTGGTGCGAGTCCTCGGCCATCCTCAACCCCAATGGGACGCTGTATCCCG ACTGCAGCGGGCAGGATGAGCAGTTCTCTCTGGTCTTCACCATCGGCTCCTTCATGAACAACTTCATGACCCTCCCCATGGGCTACGTCTTTGACCGCTTTGGCACTGCTGTCGCCCGCCTCATCGCCAT CTCCCTCTACACTGGTGGGACCCTGCTCGTTGCCTTCTCCACGCCAG ACCTAGCGGTGCTGCTCTTCCCGGCTATGTCAATGCTGTCGGTGGGCGGCATTCTCCTCATCCTCACCAACATGCAG GTGGGGAACCTCTTTGGGAAGTACCGCTCCATCatcatcactctctacaacgGGGCCTTTGACTCCTCGTCTGCCATCTTCCTCATTATCAAG GTGCTGCATGAGCATGGACTGTCCCTGCGGgccatgtttttcttcatggCAGCCTGCAGCGCCTGGCACCTGCTGCGCACCATCTTCCTCATGCCCCGCATGCACATCCCCTACCCGCTGCCACCTGCCTACAACTATGG GCTGTCATGCCCAGGGCACTCCCAGTCATACCGCACCTACGAGGAGAAGCGCCCGCCGGAGGATGATGGGCCAGAGGAAGTGCCCCTGGAGCCCAGTGCCCCAAAAG gcagtgcagctgtggAGCCCTTCTGGCCCTGCGTGTGCTCATGGCTCTTCATGTGGCATGTGGTGTGGCTCTCGGTCATGCAGCTGCGCCACTACCTCTTCATTGGTACCCTCAACCCAATGCTCGACCACCTGGCCTTTGGCAATGAACACCTGG TGAGCACCTACACCAACGCCTTCGCCTTCACCCAGCTCTGCGGGgtgctctgtgctccctggAACGGCCTCATCCTCGACTACCACAAGCGGAACAAGGCCCACCGTGCTGAGG GAGCCCATGGGGCACTGGCTGACCTACGGGCATCTGTGCTGTCACTGGTGTTGACGGTGACACAGTGCGTGCTCTTCTCCATCTGTGCGGCCGTGCCTATGCTGCCTGTGCAGTTTGTCACATTCGTGCTCCAGGTGATCAGCCGCTCCTTCCTCTACGGGGGCAACGCCGCCTTCCTGGCCATCGC GTTTCCCCCACAGCACTTTGGGAAGCTGTACGGGCTGGCCATGGCCCTGTCGGCgctggtggccctgctgcagtATCCCTGCATTGCCCTGGTGCGTGGAGCGCTCCAGGGGGACCCTTTCTAT ATGAACGTGGGGCTCATTGCCGTGGTGCTGCTGGCCTACATCAGCCCTGTGGTGGTGACCCGCGAGTGCCGGCGGCGTGCCAAGGAGCTGGAGGCTGCCTCAAGCCCCCCGGAAGCTTCCGCAAGTGCCAAGACCCCCGCCCAGACACCCCAGTGA
- the SLC43A3 gene encoding solute carrier family 43 member 3 isoform X3, producing the protein MDPKSGGRSPADPTAAPSPPRPRRRPRGRVGPLRSALRLEGRAGTAEVTEQQSPVPGSMARGAGRAKKLGTLFSGLLECGAFCGIIFGWASLVYVLKSLGYFGQWCESSAILNPNGTLYPDCSGQDEQFSLVFTIGSFMNNFMTLPMGYVFDRFGTAVARLIAISLYTGGTLLVAFSTPDLAVLLFPAMSMLSVGGILLILTNMQVGNLFGKYRSIIITLYNGAFDSSSAIFLIIKVLHEHGLSLRAMFFFMAACSAWHLLRTIFLMPRMHIPYPLPPAYNYGLSCPGHSQSYRTYEEKRPPEDDGPEEVPLEPSAPKGSAAVEPFWPCVCSWLFMWHVVWLSVMQLRHYLFIGTLNPMLDHLAFGNEHLVSTYTNAFAFTQLCGVLCAPWNGLILDYHKRNKAHRAEGDQPLLPLRGQRRLPGHRVSPTALWEAVRAGHGPVGAGGPAAVSLHCPGAWSAPGGPFLYERGAHCRGAAGLHQPCGGDPRVPAACQGAGGCLKPPGSFRKCQDPRPDTPVSPALPSSFFLLHFGGGMGLCRGGTEKGGCALGWNKYSNASARGAAPTRCPVPLGLLQYLLWG; encoded by the exons ATGGACCCCAAATCCGGGGGTCGCAGCCCCGCTGACCCCACGGCGGCTCCgagcccgccccgcccccgccgACGCCCCCGAGGCCGCGTCGGTCCTCTCCGCTCCGCCCTCCGCCTAGAAGGACGAGCGGGCACCGCCGAGGTGACG gagcagcagagccccgTGCCTGGCAGCATGGCgaggggcgcggggcgggccaAGAAGCTGGGCACGCTGTTCTCAGGGCTGCTGGAGTGCGGTGCTTTCTGCGGCATCATCTTTGGCTGGGCCTCCCTCGTCTACGTCCTCAAGAGCCTGGGCTACTTTGGGCAGTGGTGCGAGTCCTCGGCCATCCTCAACCCCAATGGGACGCTGTATCCCG ACTGCAGCGGGCAGGATGAGCAGTTCTCTCTGGTCTTCACCATCGGCTCCTTCATGAACAACTTCATGACCCTCCCCATGGGCTACGTCTTTGACCGCTTTGGCACTGCTGTCGCCCGCCTCATCGCCAT CTCCCTCTACACTGGTGGGACCCTGCTCGTTGCCTTCTCCACGCCAG ACCTAGCGGTGCTGCTCTTCCCGGCTATGTCAATGCTGTCGGTGGGCGGCATTCTCCTCATCCTCACCAACATGCAG GTGGGGAACCTCTTTGGGAAGTACCGCTCCATCatcatcactctctacaacgGGGCCTTTGACTCCTCGTCTGCCATCTTCCTCATTATCAAG GTGCTGCATGAGCATGGACTGTCCCTGCGGgccatgtttttcttcatggCAGCCTGCAGCGCCTGGCACCTGCTGCGCACCATCTTCCTCATGCCCCGCATGCACATCCCCTACCCGCTGCCACCTGCCTACAACTATGG GCTGTCATGCCCAGGGCACTCCCAGTCATACCGCACCTACGAGGAGAAGCGCCCGCCGGAGGATGATGGGCCAGAGGAAGTGCCCCTGGAGCCCAGTGCCCCAAAAG gcagtgcagctgtggAGCCCTTCTGGCCCTGCGTGTGCTCATGGCTCTTCATGTGGCATGTGGTGTGGCTCTCGGTCATGCAGCTGCGCCACTACCTCTTCATTGGTACCCTCAACCCAATGCTCGACCACCTGGCCTTTGGCAATGAACACCTGG TGAGCACCTACACCAACGCCTTCGCCTTCACCCAGCTCTGCGGGgtgctctgtgctccctggAACGGCCTCATCCTCGACTACCACAAGCGGAACAAGGCCCACCGTGCTGAGG GTGATCAGCCGCTCCTTCCTCTACGGGGGCAACGCCGCCTTCCTGGCCATCGC GTTTCCCCCACAGCACTTTGGGAAGCTGTACGGGCTGGCCATGGCCCTGTCGGCgctggtggccctgctgcagtATCCCTGCATTGCCCTGGTGCGTGGAGCGCTCCAGGGGGACCCTTTCTAT ATGAACGTGGGGCTCATTGCCGTGGTGCTGCTGGCCTACATCAGCCCTGTGGTGGTGACCCGCGAGTGCCGGCGGCGTGCCAAGGAGCTGGAGGCTGCCTCAAGCCCCCCGGAAGCTTCCGCAAGTGCCAAGACCCCCGCCCAGACACCCCAGTGAGCCCCGCACTACCATCCAGCTTTTTTCTACTGCACTTTGGGGGAGGGATGGGACTGTGCCGGGGGGGCACAGAGAAGGGTGGGTGTGCTTTGGGATGGAATAAATATTCCAACGCCTCTGCACGTGGTGCTGCTCCCACCCGGTGCCCCGTACCCCTCGGGCTTCTCCAGTATCTCCTGTGGGGTTGA
- the SLC43A3 gene encoding solute carrier family 43 member 3 isoform X2: protein MRRRCVCQAPRGVSLSPGAVLMAIATVPAPTGLRLHAVGCAAFPQVHQLRVRGPQGTCSGRLQVPRTECCGEIRKWCWGGRTVLCLVRASSPGPHPSDPSSSARCSRVPRAPHTGIQTRVQTLLLHRDQGTGLLECGAFCGIIFGWASLVYVLKSLGYFGQWCESSAILNPNGTLYPDCSGQDEQFSLVFTIGSFMNNFMTLPMGYVFDRFGTAVARLIAISLYTGGTLLVAFSTPDLAVLLFPAMSMLSVGGILLILTNMQVGNLFGKYRSIIITLYNGAFDSSSAIFLIIKVLHEHGLSLRAMFFFMAACSAWHLLRTIFLMPRMHIPYPLPPAYNYGLSCPGHSQSYRTYEEKRPPEDDGPEEVPLEPSAPKGSAAVEPFWPCVCSWLFMWHVVWLSVMQLRHYLFIGTLNPMLDHLAFGNEHLVSTYTNAFAFTQLCGVLCAPWNGLILDYHKRNKAHRAEGAHGALADLRASVLSLVLTVTQCVLFSICAAVPMLPVQFVTFVLQVISRSFLYGGNAAFLAIAFPPQHFGKLYGLAMALSALVALLQYPCIALVRGALQGDPFYMNVGLIAVVLLAYISPVVVTRECRRRAKELEAASSPPEASASAKTPAQTPQ, encoded by the exons ATGAGACGCAGGTGTGTGTGCCAGGCTCCCAGGGGTGTATCACTGTCCCCAGGTGCTGTGCTCATGGCCATAGCGACCGTGCCAGCACCCACAGGGCTGCGCCTCCACGCTGTGGGTTGTGCAGCATTCCCACAAGTGCACCAGCTCCGCGTGCGAGGCCCCCAGGGGACGTGCTCAGGGAGGCTGCAGGTCCCCAGGACTGAGTGCTGCGGGGAGATAAGGAAGTGGTGCTGGGGTGGGAGAACTGTGCTCTGCCTTGTGCgtgccagcagccctgggccCCACCCTAGTgatcccagcagcagtgcacgGTGCAGCCGTGTACCTCGGGCACCCCACACAGGGATCCAGACCAGGGTCCAAACTCTGTTGCTGCATCGGGACCAGGGTACAG GGCTGCTGGAGTGCGGTGCTTTCTGCGGCATCATCTTTGGCTGGGCCTCCCTCGTCTACGTCCTCAAGAGCCTGGGCTACTTTGGGCAGTGGTGCGAGTCCTCGGCCATCCTCAACCCCAATGGGACGCTGTATCCCG ACTGCAGCGGGCAGGATGAGCAGTTCTCTCTGGTCTTCACCATCGGCTCCTTCATGAACAACTTCATGACCCTCCCCATGGGCTACGTCTTTGACCGCTTTGGCACTGCTGTCGCCCGCCTCATCGCCAT CTCCCTCTACACTGGTGGGACCCTGCTCGTTGCCTTCTCCACGCCAG ACCTAGCGGTGCTGCTCTTCCCGGCTATGTCAATGCTGTCGGTGGGCGGCATTCTCCTCATCCTCACCAACATGCAG GTGGGGAACCTCTTTGGGAAGTACCGCTCCATCatcatcactctctacaacgGGGCCTTTGACTCCTCGTCTGCCATCTTCCTCATTATCAAG GTGCTGCATGAGCATGGACTGTCCCTGCGGgccatgtttttcttcatggCAGCCTGCAGCGCCTGGCACCTGCTGCGCACCATCTTCCTCATGCCCCGCATGCACATCCCCTACCCGCTGCCACCTGCCTACAACTATGG GCTGTCATGCCCAGGGCACTCCCAGTCATACCGCACCTACGAGGAGAAGCGCCCGCCGGAGGATGATGGGCCAGAGGAAGTGCCCCTGGAGCCCAGTGCCCCAAAAG gcagtgcagctgtggAGCCCTTCTGGCCCTGCGTGTGCTCATGGCTCTTCATGTGGCATGTGGTGTGGCTCTCGGTCATGCAGCTGCGCCACTACCTCTTCATTGGTACCCTCAACCCAATGCTCGACCACCTGGCCTTTGGCAATGAACACCTGG TGAGCACCTACACCAACGCCTTCGCCTTCACCCAGCTCTGCGGGgtgctctgtgctccctggAACGGCCTCATCCTCGACTACCACAAGCGGAACAAGGCCCACCGTGCTGAGG GAGCCCATGGGGCACTGGCTGACCTACGGGCATCTGTGCTGTCACTGGTGTTGACGGTGACACAGTGCGTGCTCTTCTCCATCTGTGCGGCCGTGCCTATGCTGCCTGTGCAGTTTGTCACATTCGTGCTCCAGGTGATCAGCCGCTCCTTCCTCTACGGGGGCAACGCCGCCTTCCTGGCCATCGC GTTTCCCCCACAGCACTTTGGGAAGCTGTACGGGCTGGCCATGGCCCTGTCGGCgctggtggccctgctgcagtATCCCTGCATTGCCCTGGTGCGTGGAGCGCTCCAGGGGGACCCTTTCTAT ATGAACGTGGGGCTCATTGCCGTGGTGCTGCTGGCCTACATCAGCCCTGTGGTGGTGACCCGCGAGTGCCGGCGGCGTGCCAAGGAGCTGGAGGCTGCCTCAAGCCCCCCGGAAGCTTCCGCAAGTGCCAAGACCCCCGCCCAGACACCCCAGTGA
- the SLC43A3 gene encoding solute carrier family 43 member 3 isoform X1: MRRRCVCQAPRGVSLSPGAVLMAIATVPAPTGLRLHAVGCAAFPQVHQLRVRGPQGTCSGRLQVPRTECCGEIRKWCWGGRTVLCLVRASSPGPHPSDPSSSARCSRVPRAPHTGIQTRVQTLLLHRDQGTGLLECGAFCGIIFGWASLVYVLKSLGYFGQWCESSAILNPNGTLYPDCSGQDEQFSLVFTIGSFMNNFMTLPMGYVFDRFGTAVARLIAISLYTGGTLLVAFSTPDLAVLLFPAMSMLSVGGILLILTNMQVGNLFGKYRSIIITLYNGAFDSSSAIFLIIKVLHEHGLSLRAMFFFMAACSAWHLLRTIFLMPRMHIPYPLPPAYNYGLSCPGHSQSYRTYEEKRPPEDDGPEEVPLEPSAPKGSAAVEPFWPCVCSWLFMWHVVWLSVMQLRHYLFIGTLNPMLDHLAFGNEHLVSTYTNAFAFTQLCGVLCAPWNGLILDYHKRNKAHRAEGDQPLLPLRGQRRLPGHRVSPTALWEAVRAGHGPVGAGGPAAVSLHCPGAWSAPGGPFLYERGAHCRGAAGLHQPCGGDPRVPAACQGAGGCLKPPGSFRKCQDPRPDTPVSPALPSSFFLLHFGGGMGLCRGGTEKGGCALGWNKYSNASARGAAPTRCPVPLGLLQYLLWG; the protein is encoded by the exons ATGAGACGCAGGTGTGTGTGCCAGGCTCCCAGGGGTGTATCACTGTCCCCAGGTGCTGTGCTCATGGCCATAGCGACCGTGCCAGCACCCACAGGGCTGCGCCTCCACGCTGTGGGTTGTGCAGCATTCCCACAAGTGCACCAGCTCCGCGTGCGAGGCCCCCAGGGGACGTGCTCAGGGAGGCTGCAGGTCCCCAGGACTGAGTGCTGCGGGGAGATAAGGAAGTGGTGCTGGGGTGGGAGAACTGTGCTCTGCCTTGTGCgtgccagcagccctgggccCCACCCTAGTgatcccagcagcagtgcacgGTGCAGCCGTGTACCTCGGGCACCCCACACAGGGATCCAGACCAGGGTCCAAACTCTGTTGCTGCATCGGGACCAGGGTACAG GGCTGCTGGAGTGCGGTGCTTTCTGCGGCATCATCTTTGGCTGGGCCTCCCTCGTCTACGTCCTCAAGAGCCTGGGCTACTTTGGGCAGTGGTGCGAGTCCTCGGCCATCCTCAACCCCAATGGGACGCTGTATCCCG ACTGCAGCGGGCAGGATGAGCAGTTCTCTCTGGTCTTCACCATCGGCTCCTTCATGAACAACTTCATGACCCTCCCCATGGGCTACGTCTTTGACCGCTTTGGCACTGCTGTCGCCCGCCTCATCGCCAT CTCCCTCTACACTGGTGGGACCCTGCTCGTTGCCTTCTCCACGCCAG ACCTAGCGGTGCTGCTCTTCCCGGCTATGTCAATGCTGTCGGTGGGCGGCATTCTCCTCATCCTCACCAACATGCAG GTGGGGAACCTCTTTGGGAAGTACCGCTCCATCatcatcactctctacaacgGGGCCTTTGACTCCTCGTCTGCCATCTTCCTCATTATCAAG GTGCTGCATGAGCATGGACTGTCCCTGCGGgccatgtttttcttcatggCAGCCTGCAGCGCCTGGCACCTGCTGCGCACCATCTTCCTCATGCCCCGCATGCACATCCCCTACCCGCTGCCACCTGCCTACAACTATGG GCTGTCATGCCCAGGGCACTCCCAGTCATACCGCACCTACGAGGAGAAGCGCCCGCCGGAGGATGATGGGCCAGAGGAAGTGCCCCTGGAGCCCAGTGCCCCAAAAG gcagtgcagctgtggAGCCCTTCTGGCCCTGCGTGTGCTCATGGCTCTTCATGTGGCATGTGGTGTGGCTCTCGGTCATGCAGCTGCGCCACTACCTCTTCATTGGTACCCTCAACCCAATGCTCGACCACCTGGCCTTTGGCAATGAACACCTGG TGAGCACCTACACCAACGCCTTCGCCTTCACCCAGCTCTGCGGGgtgctctgtgctccctggAACGGCCTCATCCTCGACTACCACAAGCGGAACAAGGCCCACCGTGCTGAGG GTGATCAGCCGCTCCTTCCTCTACGGGGGCAACGCCGCCTTCCTGGCCATCGC GTTTCCCCCACAGCACTTTGGGAAGCTGTACGGGCTGGCCATGGCCCTGTCGGCgctggtggccctgctgcagtATCCCTGCATTGCCCTGGTGCGTGGAGCGCTCCAGGGGGACCCTTTCTAT ATGAACGTGGGGCTCATTGCCGTGGTGCTGCTGGCCTACATCAGCCCTGTGGTGGTGACCCGCGAGTGCCGGCGGCGTGCCAAGGAGCTGGAGGCTGCCTCAAGCCCCCCGGAAGCTTCCGCAAGTGCCAAGACCCCCGCCCAGACACCCCAGTGAGCCCCGCACTACCATCCAGCTTTTTTCTACTGCACTTTGGGGGAGGGATGGGACTGTGCCGGGGGGGCACAGAGAAGGGTGGGTGTGCTTTGGGATGGAATAAATATTCCAACGCCTCTGCACGTGGTGCTGCTCCCACCCGGTGCCCCGTACCCCTCGGGCTTCTCCAGTATCTCCTGTGGGGTTGA
- the SLC43A3 gene encoding solute carrier family 43 member 3 isoform X6 produces MARGAGRAKKLGTLFSGLLECGAFCGIIFGWASLVYVLKSLGYFGQWCESSAILNPNGTLYPDCSGQDEQFSLVFTIGSFMNNFMTLPMGYVFDRFGTAVARLIAISLYTGGTLLVAFSTPDLAVLLFPAMSMLSVGGILLILTNMQVGNLFGKYRSIIITLYNGAFDSSSAIFLIIKVLHEHGLSLRAMFFFMAACSAWHLLRTIFLMPRMHIPYPLPPAYNYGLSCPGHSQSYRTYEEKRPPEDDGPEEVPLEPSAPKGSAAVEPFWPCVCSWLFMWHVVWLSVMQLRHYLFIGTLNPMLDHLAFGNEHLVSTYTNAFAFTQLCGVLCAPWNGLILDYHKRNKAHRAEGAHGALADLRASVLSLVLTVTQCVLFSICAAVPMLPVQFVTFVLQVISRSFLYGGNAAFLAIAFPPQHFGKLYGLAMALSALVALLQYPCIALVRGALQGDPFYMNVGLIAVVLLAYISPVVVTRECRRRAKELEAASSPPEASASAKTPAQTPQ; encoded by the exons ATGGCgaggggcgcggggcgggccaAGAAGCTGGGCACGCTGTTCTCAGGGCTGCTGGAGTGCGGTGCTTTCTGCGGCATCATCTTTGGCTGGGCCTCCCTCGTCTACGTCCTCAAGAGCCTGGGCTACTTTGGGCAGTGGTGCGAGTCCTCGGCCATCCTCAACCCCAATGGGACGCTGTATCCCG ACTGCAGCGGGCAGGATGAGCAGTTCTCTCTGGTCTTCACCATCGGCTCCTTCATGAACAACTTCATGACCCTCCCCATGGGCTACGTCTTTGACCGCTTTGGCACTGCTGTCGCCCGCCTCATCGCCAT CTCCCTCTACACTGGTGGGACCCTGCTCGTTGCCTTCTCCACGCCAG ACCTAGCGGTGCTGCTCTTCCCGGCTATGTCAATGCTGTCGGTGGGCGGCATTCTCCTCATCCTCACCAACATGCAG GTGGGGAACCTCTTTGGGAAGTACCGCTCCATCatcatcactctctacaacgGGGCCTTTGACTCCTCGTCTGCCATCTTCCTCATTATCAAG GTGCTGCATGAGCATGGACTGTCCCTGCGGgccatgtttttcttcatggCAGCCTGCAGCGCCTGGCACCTGCTGCGCACCATCTTCCTCATGCCCCGCATGCACATCCCCTACCCGCTGCCACCTGCCTACAACTATGG GCTGTCATGCCCAGGGCACTCCCAGTCATACCGCACCTACGAGGAGAAGCGCCCGCCGGAGGATGATGGGCCAGAGGAAGTGCCCCTGGAGCCCAGTGCCCCAAAAG gcagtgcagctgtggAGCCCTTCTGGCCCTGCGTGTGCTCATGGCTCTTCATGTGGCATGTGGTGTGGCTCTCGGTCATGCAGCTGCGCCACTACCTCTTCATTGGTACCCTCAACCCAATGCTCGACCACCTGGCCTTTGGCAATGAACACCTGG TGAGCACCTACACCAACGCCTTCGCCTTCACCCAGCTCTGCGGGgtgctctgtgctccctggAACGGCCTCATCCTCGACTACCACAAGCGGAACAAGGCCCACCGTGCTGAGG GAGCCCATGGGGCACTGGCTGACCTACGGGCATCTGTGCTGTCACTGGTGTTGACGGTGACACAGTGCGTGCTCTTCTCCATCTGTGCGGCCGTGCCTATGCTGCCTGTGCAGTTTGTCACATTCGTGCTCCAGGTGATCAGCCGCTCCTTCCTCTACGGGGGCAACGCCGCCTTCCTGGCCATCGC GTTTCCCCCACAGCACTTTGGGAAGCTGTACGGGCTGGCCATGGCCCTGTCGGCgctggtggccctgctgcagtATCCCTGCATTGCCCTGGTGCGTGGAGCGCTCCAGGGGGACCCTTTCTAT ATGAACGTGGGGCTCATTGCCGTGGTGCTGCTGGCCTACATCAGCCCTGTGGTGGTGACCCGCGAGTGCCGGCGGCGTGCCAAGGAGCTGGAGGCTGCCTCAAGCCCCCCGGAAGCTTCCGCAAGTGCCAAGACCCCCGCCCAGACACCCCAGTGA
- the SLC43A3 gene encoding solute carrier family 43 member 3 isoform X5, with the protein MARGAGRAKKLGTLFSGLLECGAFCGIIFGWASLVYVLKSLGYFGQWCESSAILNPNGTLYPDCSGQDEQFSLVFTIGSFMNNFMTLPMGYVFDRFGTAVARLIAISLYTGGTLLVAFSTPDLAVLLFPAMSMLSVGGILLILTNMQVGNLFGKYRSIIITLYNGAFDSSSAIFLIIKVLHEHGLSLRAMFFFMAACSAWHLLRTIFLMPRMHIPYPLPPAYNYGLSCPGHSQSYRTYEEKRPPEDDGPEEVPLEPSAPKGSAAVEPFWPCVCSWLFMWHVVWLSVMQLRHYLFIGTLNPMLDHLAFGNEHLVSTYTNAFAFTQLCGVLCAPWNGLILDYHKRNKAHRAEGDQPLLPLRGQRRLPGHRVSPTALWEAVRAGHGPVGAGGPAAVSLHCPGAWSAPGGPFLYERGAHCRGAAGLHQPCGGDPRVPAACQGAGGCLKPPGSFRKCQDPRPDTPVSPALPSSFFLLHFGGGMGLCRGGTEKGGCALGWNKYSNASARGAAPTRCPVPLGLLQYLLWG; encoded by the exons ATGGCgaggggcgcggggcgggccaAGAAGCTGGGCACGCTGTTCTCAGGGCTGCTGGAGTGCGGTGCTTTCTGCGGCATCATCTTTGGCTGGGCCTCCCTCGTCTACGTCCTCAAGAGCCTGGGCTACTTTGGGCAGTGGTGCGAGTCCTCGGCCATCCTCAACCCCAATGGGACGCTGTATCCCG ACTGCAGCGGGCAGGATGAGCAGTTCTCTCTGGTCTTCACCATCGGCTCCTTCATGAACAACTTCATGACCCTCCCCATGGGCTACGTCTTTGACCGCTTTGGCACTGCTGTCGCCCGCCTCATCGCCAT CTCCCTCTACACTGGTGGGACCCTGCTCGTTGCCTTCTCCACGCCAG ACCTAGCGGTGCTGCTCTTCCCGGCTATGTCAATGCTGTCGGTGGGCGGCATTCTCCTCATCCTCACCAACATGCAG GTGGGGAACCTCTTTGGGAAGTACCGCTCCATCatcatcactctctacaacgGGGCCTTTGACTCCTCGTCTGCCATCTTCCTCATTATCAAG GTGCTGCATGAGCATGGACTGTCCCTGCGGgccatgtttttcttcatggCAGCCTGCAGCGCCTGGCACCTGCTGCGCACCATCTTCCTCATGCCCCGCATGCACATCCCCTACCCGCTGCCACCTGCCTACAACTATGG GCTGTCATGCCCAGGGCACTCCCAGTCATACCGCACCTACGAGGAGAAGCGCCCGCCGGAGGATGATGGGCCAGAGGAAGTGCCCCTGGAGCCCAGTGCCCCAAAAG gcagtgcagctgtggAGCCCTTCTGGCCCTGCGTGTGCTCATGGCTCTTCATGTGGCATGTGGTGTGGCTCTCGGTCATGCAGCTGCGCCACTACCTCTTCATTGGTACCCTCAACCCAATGCTCGACCACCTGGCCTTTGGCAATGAACACCTGG TGAGCACCTACACCAACGCCTTCGCCTTCACCCAGCTCTGCGGGgtgctctgtgctccctggAACGGCCTCATCCTCGACTACCACAAGCGGAACAAGGCCCACCGTGCTGAGG GTGATCAGCCGCTCCTTCCTCTACGGGGGCAACGCCGCCTTCCTGGCCATCGC GTTTCCCCCACAGCACTTTGGGAAGCTGTACGGGCTGGCCATGGCCCTGTCGGCgctggtggccctgctgcagtATCCCTGCATTGCCCTGGTGCGTGGAGCGCTCCAGGGGGACCCTTTCTAT ATGAACGTGGGGCTCATTGCCGTGGTGCTGCTGGCCTACATCAGCCCTGTGGTGGTGACCCGCGAGTGCCGGCGGCGTGCCAAGGAGCTGGAGGCTGCCTCAAGCCCCCCGGAAGCTTCCGCAAGTGCCAAGACCCCCGCCCAGACACCCCAGTGAGCCCCGCACTACCATCCAGCTTTTTTCTACTGCACTTTGGGGGAGGGATGGGACTGTGCCGGGGGGGCACAGAGAAGGGTGGGTGTGCTTTGGGATGGAATAAATATTCCAACGCCTCTGCACGTGGTGCTGCTCCCACCCGGTGCCCCGTACCCCTCGGGCTTCTCCAGTATCTCCTGTGGGGTTGA
- the PGR2/3 gene encoding P2X purinoceptor 3 precursor, giving the protein MQPRLLLVLTLLGMVSALCPGPWHAMEVPECREGSGRCFAVVKARRTYRAAQCYCRKVYKGQLASVHSTATNEQLRKLAATYTYCSLWIGAVTTCKGGSWKTSWQDLSSWNYANWAIGQPCRRFRTCTVLSPKDGLWRSRACFLLRPFICQY; this is encoded by the exons ATGCAGCCTCGCCTGCTCCTTGTCCTGACCTTGCTGGGCATGGTCTCTGCCCTCTGCCCTG GCCCCTGGCACGCCATGGAGGTACCTGAATGCAGAGAGGGCAGCGGGAGGTGCTTCGCGGTGGTGAAGGCACGGCGCACCTACAGGGCTGCTCAG TGCTACTGCCGGAAAGTATACAAGGGACAGCTGGCCTcggtgcacagcacagccactaACGAACAGCTGAGGAAGCTGGCAGCCACCTACACCTACTGCAGCCTCTGGATCGGGGCTGTCACCACCTGCAAG GGTGGGTCGTGGAAGACATCCTGGCAGGACCTGAGCTCCTGGAACTATGCAAACTGGGCCATCGGGCAGCCCTGCAGACGGTTCAGAACCTGCACCGTGCTCAGTCCCAAag ATGGGCTTTGGAGAAGTAGAGCCTGCTTCCTGCTGCGCCCCTTCATCTGTCAGTACTGA